TGCAAAATGCGCGCGCAAAACCTGATAACTGCTCATGTCATAATCAAGCGGGATCAAGCGGGCCTGAGCGCTGCGGTATGACTGAACTTCGTCGCATCAGCGCCCAAGACGCTGCCGCTAGACAAGGCATGATAAGGCACGCATGAAAAGACTGGTTTCGATTCTCGTCAGCGGCGTGATTCTGCTGCTGATTTACTGGAAGATTGACTTTTCTGGGCTGATCCGAGTGTTCCGCGAGTGCGATCGCCCGTGGATGGCCATCAGCCTGGGCATGGTGATTCCGCTGGCGATGCTAACGGCGGGACGGCTGCAAATGCTGATGCCTGGGACGGGGGGTAGGGGTTATGAGCCAGAGCCTGAGTTGATCCCCGATCCCTGGGATTTGAAACCTGATCCCGCCCGCCTCAGCTTTTGGGAAGCAAACCAACTGATTCTGGCGGCAAGTTCACTGAACATGGTGCTGCCGTCGAAGATGGGGGATATTGCCAAGGCCTATTTCATGCGCGATCGCGGGCATTTGACAGGTTTCCTGGCGCTGTCGCTGGTAGTGTTTGAAAAAGCCTGCGATATGCTGTCGCTGCTGCTGTGGTGCGTGTTTGGGCTGCTGCTCTATCCCCAAAAGGACTGGCTGTTTTGGGTGATGACGGTGAGCGTGCTGAGTGGGCTGGTGCTGGGGCTGCTGCTGCTGGGCTGGCCGCGCTTTGCCCAGTTTTTCTTCCGACAGGCAGAGCGGATTGCGCCGAAAAAGATGGGCAAAAAGCTGGTGACGCTAAGCCATTCTTGGCAGGAGATGCACGATTATTTTTGGG
The Thermoleptolyngbya sichuanensis A183 DNA segment above includes these coding regions:
- a CDS encoding lysylphosphatidylglycerol synthase transmembrane domain-containing protein, with protein sequence MKRLVSILVSGVILLLIYWKIDFSGLIRVFRECDRPWMAISLGMVIPLAMLTAGRLQMLMPGTGGRGYEPEPELIPDPWDLKPDPARLSFWEANQLILAASSLNMVLPSKMGDIAKAYFMRDRGHLTGFLALSLVVFEKACDMLSLLLWCVFGLLLYPQKDWLFWVMTVSVLSGLVLGLLLLGWPRFAQFFFRQAERIAPKKMGKKLVTLSHSWQEMHDYFWGDRPRLAKISAMSIFIWFLHLLQIWFFILALRAWVPFVTNLALSPLAILAGLLPLTFAGVGTRDAALILFYAPYFNAATAAALGVLCTSRYFIPAIAGLPFLGQYLSVAREIRRG